The proteins below come from a single Chryseobacterium nepalense genomic window:
- the yidD gene encoding membrane protein insertion efficiency factor YidD, translated as MKRTANKIITFPLVILIRFYQWFISPLLPKNCRYEPTCSHYMVKALQVHGPLKGFWLGIKRISRCHPWGGSGYDPVPPRHNKI; from the coding sequence TTGAAACGTACAGCCAACAAAATCATCACCTTTCCTTTGGTAATTCTCATCAGATTCTACCAATGGTTTATTTCTCCGCTGCTGCCTAAAAACTGCAGGTATGAACCTACCTGTTCGCATTATATGGTAAAAGCGTTACAGGTGCATGGGCCTTTGAAAGGATTCTGGCTGGGCATCAAAAGAATTTCAAGATGTCATCCTTGGGGAGGAAGCGGCTATGATCCCGTTCCGCCCCGACACAATAAAATTTAG
- a CDS encoding DUF6261 family protein: MNFIDLPKLRDAEYLQYVKDFSGIIALNNPSTLQIDAKLSTFNTRIDELENLYKETLDNGKTQDLLQLDERRDNAVKGIYYFLLGHSYHFEADKKQKAQLLLDNMALYGSGIVRLNYRTETATINNLIRDWENKPELTNAVATFNLSAWINEMKTANDLFNTAYLSRAQEYGYASTEAIKSKREEVDAAYYALRDSIDTIHLLVEMPLSPYETVINQQLNTLTDQYNILLVNKKNVCL; the protein is encoded by the coding sequence ATGAATTTTATTGATTTACCTAAACTCCGCGATGCAGAATACCTGCAATACGTAAAAGACTTCTCAGGAATTATCGCCCTGAACAATCCTTCAACCTTACAGATCGATGCCAAACTTTCAACCTTTAACACCAGGATTGATGAGCTTGAAAACCTGTACAAAGAAACCTTGGACAACGGGAAAACGCAGGACCTTTTGCAGTTGGATGAAAGAAGAGATAATGCCGTCAAAGGAATTTATTATTTTCTTCTGGGGCATTCTTATCATTTCGAAGCAGATAAAAAACAGAAGGCACAATTGCTTCTCGATAATATGGCTCTGTATGGAAGCGGTATTGTGCGTTTAAATTATCGGACAGAAACCGCAACGATTAATAATCTCATCAGAGATTGGGAAAATAAGCCCGAACTTACAAATGCGGTTGCTACCTTTAATCTTTCTGCATGGATCAATGAGATGAAAACAGCCAATGACCTGTTTAATACTGCCTATCTTTCCCGCGCCCAGGAATATGGATATGCAAGTACAGAAGCTATTAAGTCTAAAAGAGAAGAGGTGGATGCCGCCTATTATGCATTGCGTGACAGCATTGATACGATTCATCTTCTGGTGGAAATGCCGCTATCACCATACGAAACAGTCATCAATCAGCAACTGAATACGCTTACGGATCAGTATAATATACTGCTGGTGAATAAAAAAAATGTTTGCCTGTAG
- a CDS encoding replication-associated recombination protein A, translated as MNQNIPLAEKLRPKTLEDVLGQEHLTGEKGTIRKMLQNNTLNSLIFWGPPGTGKTTLAEIVSEQSGRKFYKLSAVSSGVKDVRDVIEDAKKQNLFSGKSPILFIDEIHRFNKSQQDSLLHAVEKGWIVLIGATTENPSFEVVSALLSRSQVYILKALSYEKLEELIDIALDKFNTDEKSDFKVVEKEAFIQYSGGDARKLINSVELVLNQYINSSKKEIGNEDVLEVLQETMALYDKNGEQHYDIISAFIKSMRGSDPNGAVYWLARMIAGGEDIKFIARRMLILAAEDIGLANPNALIMANNCFQAVNVIGNPEARIILSETAVYLAVSPKSNSTYMAINEALALVKKTGNLPVPLHLRNAPTKLMKDLDYGKEYKYAHSYDGNFVDQDFLPEEIRDVTLYQPGNNATEKKIYEELKKKWNNRY; from the coding sequence TTGAATCAAAATATTCCATTAGCAGAAAAACTAAGACCGAAGACACTGGAAGATGTTCTCGGGCAGGAACACCTTACAGGTGAGAAGGGAACCATAAGGAAAATGCTGCAGAATAATACACTGAATTCTTTAATTTTCTGGGGGCCGCCGGGAACAGGAAAAACAACCTTGGCAGAAATTGTTTCAGAACAGTCGGGAAGGAAATTCTATAAGCTTTCTGCAGTTTCTTCGGGGGTTAAAGATGTCCGTGATGTCATTGAAGATGCTAAAAAACAGAATCTTTTTTCGGGAAAATCTCCGATTTTATTTATTGACGAAATTCACAGATTCAACAAATCACAGCAGGATTCGCTGTTGCATGCTGTAGAGAAAGGATGGATCGTCCTGATTGGGGCAACCACGGAAAATCCCAGTTTTGAAGTGGTTTCCGCATTGCTCTCAAGAAGTCAGGTTTATATTCTGAAAGCACTGAGCTATGAAAAACTTGAGGAATTAATAGATATCGCTCTTGATAAATTTAATACTGATGAAAAGTCTGATTTTAAGGTTGTTGAAAAAGAAGCATTCATACAATATTCCGGCGGTGATGCAAGGAAACTGATCAATTCTGTGGAGCTGGTGCTCAATCAATATATCAATTCTTCCAAAAAAGAGATCGGTAATGAAGATGTTCTGGAAGTACTGCAGGAAACGATGGCACTGTATGATAAAAACGGCGAACAGCATTATGATATCATTTCAGCATTCATCAAATCAATGCGCGGAAGCGATCCAAATGGAGCGGTGTATTGGCTGGCAAGGATGATTGCGGGAGGAGAAGATATTAAGTTCATAGCCCGGAGAATGCTGATACTGGCTGCTGAAGATATCGGATTGGCAAATCCTAATGCCTTGATTATGGCCAACAACTGTTTCCAGGCGGTAAATGTGATCGGGAATCCGGAGGCAAGGATTATCTTGAGTGAAACGGCAGTTTACCTGGCGGTCTCTCCAAAGAGCAATTCGACCTATATGGCTATCAATGAGGCGCTGGCTCTGGTTAAAAAAACCGGAAATCTTCCTGTTCCCCTTCACCTGAGAAATGCTCCTACCAAACTGATGAAAGATCTGGATTATGGGAAGGAATATAAATATGCACATTCATATGACGGTAATTTTGTTGATCAGGATTTCCTTCCGGAAGAGATCCGGGATGTAACATTGTATCAGCCGGGCAACAATGCAACGGAAAAGAAAATCTATGAAGAACTTAAAAAGAAATGGAACAATAGATATTAA
- a CDS encoding DUF2339 domain-containing protein, translating to MLPNPKQMYILIIILLIIIIILFRSLNKRIRNLENEISKIREEQTGNRKEEIKDLPERQLFPLSEEIIEEKERSHDNKNTEVPNVKISPVFDFLKQNAIAIAGIFTLVLGIGYFVKYAIDNNWLGEVSRAAIGFAAGAGIITAGHFLRKNYTVFASIITGGGIAVLYFTTTIAFREYHLFSQQAAFSMTCFVTLVSIFLSYYYKSEILIIFSLFGGFLAPLMISTGQSNYPFLFIYITVINTGMLAIAFLKKWKSIGWISFIFTCIYLFYWTLTKTEINTVYFYVISYIIFYAFALQKYFTEKKLLPTDILMLILVNFTGIIGTVFIFKQLQYDPVIIFPVAFAIINGILLYREHSEKKFGSAHSIFSGIAVSLITAAFALQFSTHLITTVWAIESTLLLFIWRKTRISIFRNFFYILFPLVIIAQIMTWVEYINSRNLKIIFNPVFLTSLVTVITIFINLSLLRKIHQKQKDSSFFENLFSAVSYAVIYIAILSEIIYHISDEPMIIIFTIGMLFSLYFIFIILLFRKKLGIAKILEYGLLYIFFSLIILNTIIAGSGIITHIIMKNVDLNHYFMYGLYLIPLIFTIIKIIPHSSFFTIKLSYWLLVTAVVTAVSMETHHIYLLTFSENIVGMKKLQEYFTLLYLPIIWAILASIFIYKGLKTDAREYAKAGFALLGVTIVKLYLYDVWKMDNVSRIIAFIILGFILLLSSFLFQRLKNIVVTMVEKKEEPDKTT from the coding sequence ATGTTACCAAATCCGAAGCAGATGTATATCCTGATCATCATTTTATTAATTATCATCATCATTCTTTTCAGAAGTCTGAATAAAAGGATCAGGAATCTCGAGAACGAAATTTCGAAAATCAGGGAAGAACAAACCGGAAACCGCAAAGAGGAAATAAAAGATCTTCCGGAGAGACAATTGTTTCCATTATCAGAAGAGATTATTGAAGAAAAGGAAAGATCTCACGATAATAAGAATACCGAAGTGCCCAACGTAAAAATCAGTCCCGTATTTGATTTTTTAAAGCAGAATGCCATTGCAATAGCCGGGATTTTCACATTGGTTCTCGGAATCGGGTATTTCGTGAAATATGCGATTGACAATAACTGGCTCGGTGAAGTTTCAAGAGCAGCAATAGGTTTTGCTGCAGGTGCGGGAATAATTACTGCCGGGCATTTTCTAAGAAAAAATTATACAGTTTTTGCTTCCATTATCACTGGTGGCGGTATTGCCGTACTGTATTTTACAACAACCATTGCATTTCGGGAGTACCATCTGTTTTCGCAGCAAGCAGCATTTTCAATGACATGTTTTGTAACACTGGTTTCCATATTTCTTTCTTATTATTACAAAAGTGAAATTCTTATTATTTTTTCGCTGTTCGGAGGATTTCTTGCTCCGTTGATGATCAGCACCGGACAAAGCAATTATCCTTTTCTTTTTATCTATATAACCGTCATTAATACCGGAATGCTTGCGATTGCATTCCTTAAAAAATGGAAGAGCATTGGCTGGATTTCATTTATTTTCACCTGTATCTACCTTTTTTACTGGACGCTGACAAAGACTGAAATCAACACAGTATATTTTTATGTAATAAGTTATATTATTTTCTACGCATTTGCATTACAGAAATATTTCACGGAAAAGAAATTGTTGCCCACTGATATTCTGATGCTTATTCTGGTGAACTTTACAGGAATTATTGGGACGGTATTTATTTTCAAACAATTACAATATGATCCCGTTATTATTTTCCCCGTTGCATTTGCTATAATCAATGGAATTCTGTTGTACAGAGAACATTCGGAAAAAAAATTCGGCAGCGCGCATTCCATATTTTCGGGGATTGCAGTGAGTCTTATTACGGCAGCTTTCGCACTTCAATTCAGTACTCATTTAATTACCACGGTCTGGGCTATTGAAAGTACCCTTCTCCTTTTCATCTGGAGGAAAACCCGTATTAGTATTTTCAGGAATTTTTTTTATATCCTCTTCCCTCTTGTGATTATTGCGCAAATAATGACCTGGGTAGAATATATAAATTCCCGGAATCTTAAAATCATTTTCAACCCTGTGTTTCTAACGAGTTTGGTAACTGTTATCACCATTTTTATCAACCTTAGCCTGCTCAGAAAAATACACCAGAAACAAAAAGACAGCAGCTTTTTTGAAAACCTGTTTTCGGCGGTAAGCTATGCGGTTATTTATATTGCCATTTTATCAGAAATCATTTATCATATTTCGGACGAACCGATGATCATTATTTTTACCATCGGAATGCTTTTCAGTTTGTATTTTATTTTTATTATTCTGCTTTTCAGAAAAAAACTTGGGATCGCAAAAATACTTGAATACGGACTTTTGTATATTTTTTTCTCCCTGATTATTCTGAACACCATCATCGCCGGCTCCGGAATTATTACCCATATTATTATGAAAAATGTTGACCTAAACCATTATTTCATGTATGGGCTGTATCTGATTCCTTTGATCTTTACCATAATAAAAATCATTCCCCATTCATCTTTTTTCACAATAAAGCTTTCCTATTGGCTTTTAGTAACTGCTGTTGTAACCGCTGTAAGCATGGAAACACATCACATTTATCTTTTAACCTTCTCGGAAAATATCGTCGGTATGAAAAAACTTCAGGAATACTTTACTCTACTTTACCTTCCGATTATATGGGCTATACTGGCAAGTATTTTTATTTATAAGGGGTTGAAAACCGATGCCAGAGAATATGCTAAGGCCGGCTTCGCTTTATTGGGCGTCACGATTGTCAAGCTCTATCTGTATGATGTCTGGAAAATGGATAATGTTTCAAGGATCATTGCATTTATCATACTCGGTTTTATTTTACTGCTCAGCTCTTTTTTATTCCAGCGACTGAAAAATATAGTAGTAACGATGGTTGAGAAAAAGGAAGAACCGGACAAAACAACCTGA